Proteins encoded together in one Gemmatimonadota bacterium DH-78 window:
- the cutA gene encoding divalent-cation tolerance protein CutA has product MTRKGDSGSVDDPRVILVTAPDRDTAHELARTLVGERLVACANLLPGVRSVYRWEGAVEEADEVLLLLKTRADRVDTLRRRVVSIHPYDVPEFVVLPVEGGLDRYLDWIRTESSPE; this is encoded by the coding sequence GTGACGCGGAAGGGGGACTCCGGGTCGGTCGACGACCCGCGGGTGATCCTCGTCACGGCACCCGATCGCGACACGGCGCACGAGCTGGCCCGCACGCTGGTGGGCGAGCGACTGGTCGCCTGCGCGAACCTGCTCCCCGGGGTGCGCTCGGTGTACCGCTGGGAGGGGGCGGTGGAGGAGGCCGACGAGGTGCTCCTCCTGCTCAAGACCCGCGCCGACCGCGTCGATACTCTGCGCCGGCGGGTGGTGTCGATCCACCCGTACGACGTGCCCGAGTTCGTGGTGCTCCCGGTCGAGGGAGGCCTCGATCGCTACCTCGACTGGATCCGCACGGAGTCCTCTCCCGAGTAG